Proteins encoded by one window of SAR202 cluster bacterium:
- a CDS encoding 6-bladed beta-propeller, which produces MTFPYALLRVGFPYLTTLACKRITDFPMDLAIGKDGLIYVLCTAPIRVITFDEQVVRTFGKLAWGRDRKGVGEDEMMWPIQVVLDGEDNLYITDEACHRITMYSKEGQFLGHWGQHGSKEGQLNRPAGIAFDAKEDVFVVDALNHRVQKFTKDGRFIMSFGSQGNRPGEFDTPWGIAEDKFGDLYVSDWRNDRVQKFTCDGRFIFEFGKSGTGDGELTRPAGIEVDDDGDIYVADWGNNRVNLYNKGGRFVQKFIGDATLSKSAIQLIKNQKRVLRLREMANMETEKRFQGPRSVRLDKKGRMYVADHESYRIQVYQKQAVPLTQEEIGPELKAPSLSAN; this is translated from the coding sequence ATGACCTTCCCCTACGCCCTTCTCCGCGTCGGCTTCCCGTACCTCACAACGCTCGCCTGCAAGAGGATCACAGACTTCCCCATGGACCTCGCCATCGGCAAGGACGGGCTGATCTACGTGCTGTGCACCGCGCCGATACGAGTGATCACGTTCGACGAACAGGTCGTGCGGACATTCGGGAAGCTTGCGTGGGGCCGCGACCGGAAGGGCGTCGGCGAAGACGAGATGATGTGGCCCATCCAGGTCGTCCTGGATGGAGAGGATAACCTCTACATCACGGACGAGGCCTGTCACAGGATCACTATGTACTCGAAGGAAGGCCAGTTCCTCGGCCACTGGGGGCAGCACGGCTCGAAGGAGGGCCAGCTTAACCGGCCCGCCGGCATCGCGTTCGATGCGAAAGAGGACGTGTTCGTCGTCGACGCTCTCAACCACCGGGTGCAGAAGTTCACCAAAGACGGAAGGTTCATCATGAGCTTCGGCTCGCAGGGGAACCGCCCCGGCGAATTCGACACCCCCTGGGGCATCGCAGAAGACAAGTTCGGAGACCTCTACGTCAGCGACTGGCGCAATGACCGTGTCCAGAAGTTCACCTGCGACGGCCGCTTCATATTCGAGTTCGGGAAGTCCGGGACGGGCGACGGGGAGCTAACCAGGCCCGCAGGCATCGAAGTAGACGACGACGGCGATATCTACGTCGCCGACTGGGGTAACAACAGGGTTAACCTGTACAACAAAGGCGGCCGGTTCGTCCAGAAGTTCATCGGCGACGCAACCCTGTCGAAGTCTGCCATCCAGCTCATCAAGAACCAGAAGCGCGTCCTTCGCCTGCGCGAGATGGCGAACATGGAGACGGAGAAGCGCTTCCAGGGTCCGCGCTCCGTGCGCCTGGACAAAAAGGGCCGCATGTACGTGGCCGATCATGAGTCGTACCGCATCCAGGTATACCAGAAGCAGGCGGTCCCCCTCACCCAGGAAGAGATCGGCCCCGAGCTAAAGGCGCCGTCGCTGTCCGCGAACTAG
- a CDS encoding DUF1501 domain-containing protein yields the protein MVTSVKKPPVLVVVQLAGGNDFMNTIVPFANPLYYDYRPTMGVKEDKVVKINDQVGFHPAAAPLKQFWDSGKMAIVQGIGYPGGSRSHFRSMYIWHTCEPVKISTEGWLGIVTKMLDPKKENVLTSVNFGRGLPQALVSKGVPVTSVGDLDNYGLMTGLTVEEQRMEALDRFKEMYAPAMGTGPVMDYLSETGNSVLQGAEIIKKAPEMYKSKVEYAGNEIARGLRDVARVHLADLGTRIFYVNHGGYDTHSNQAPMHQILLSDLTRAISDFFRDLRDHDAADNVTMLVFTEFGRRVADNGSGTDHGAGGGAFIIGDNVKGGFYAEYPSLKQPDLADGEDLKHTYDYRGMYASILEQVMGLDSVPIVNGKFEQLPIFK from the coding sequence ATGGTCACAAGCGTTAAGAAGCCCCCAGTCCTCGTGGTCGTGCAGCTCGCGGGCGGCAACGACTTTATGAACACTATAGTGCCTTTCGCAAACCCGCTTTACTACGACTATCGTCCCACGATGGGCGTCAAAGAGGACAAGGTCGTCAAGATCAACGACCAGGTGGGCTTCCATCCTGCGGCGGCGCCCCTGAAGCAGTTCTGGGATTCCGGCAAAATGGCCATCGTCCAGGGCATCGGCTACCCCGGCGGCAGCCGCTCCCACTTCCGCAGCATGTACATCTGGCACACCTGCGAGCCCGTGAAAATCTCCACCGAAGGGTGGCTGGGCATCGTGACGAAGATGCTCGACCCCAAGAAAGAGAACGTCCTCACCTCCGTCAACTTCGGCCGCGGCCTCCCGCAGGCGCTTGTCTCCAAGGGCGTCCCGGTAACCTCCGTAGGCGACCTGGACAACTACGGCCTGATGACGGGCCTGACCGTTGAGGAGCAGCGCATGGAGGCGCTGGACCGCTTCAAGGAGATGTACGCTCCCGCAATGGGCACCGGCCCTGTCATGGACTACCTGTCCGAGACCGGCAATAGCGTGCTCCAGGGCGCTGAGATCATCAAGAAGGCCCCGGAGATGTACAAGTCCAAAGTTGAGTACGCCGGCAACGAGATCGCGCGTGGCCTGCGCGACGTCGCCCGCGTTCACCTGGCTGACCTGGGCACACGCATCTTCTACGTCAACCACGGCGGCTACGACACGCACTCCAACCAGGCCCCCATGCACCAGATCCTGCTGAGTGACCTCACCCGTGCGATCAGCGACTTCTTCCGCGACCTGCGCGACCATGATGCCGCGGACAACGTCACGATGCTCGTCTTCACAGAGTTCGGCCGCCGCGTTGCGGACAACGGCAGCGGCACCGACCACGGCGCGGGCGGCGGCGCGTTCATCATCGGCGACAACGTCAAGGGCGGCTTCTACGCCGAGTACCCCTCGCTCAAGCAGCCGGACCTGGCCGATGGCGAGGACTTGAAGCACACCTACGACTATCGCGGCATGTACGCGTCGATCCTGGAACAGGTGATGGGCCTCGACTCCGTGCCCATAGTGAACGGCAAGTTCGAGCAGCTACCCATTTTCAAGTAG
- a CDS encoding DUF1800 domain-containing protein, giving the protein MPETEKAQIAHLLRRAGFGATQEELDEFTAMGYDATVRELVYPTPRALDEPDILQRYYLGNLPPDDHRFPGEDLLLRYYPDISRAEGGFVAKWLYRMLNSHDPLKERMALFCHQLFACGGSKAGHPRSNRRQIETFRRVGLTNLRTVLVEVSKDPAMIFWLDNNENHRVEPNENYGRELLELFSMGAGNYTEADVKASTQAFTGWTFDQPLVGTVYGKWPTKFVYHPEDHDDSEKTFLGETGRFNGEDIIDIICRQPATARFVARHLYNFFVADEPPVSAWSQLPPRNIEAIETLSEAYFSHRGEMRPLMHTLFTSDFFKEAMFQKVKSPTDLVAGLARIMGTFKEPEIGIGKHLNAMGSMGQTLMNPLTVEGWITGQGWIDGGTLNERVNYAVNEIADTSVPGTQDLIDRLGTDGESVSLERFVDLCLEHAGLSTVSKETRAGLLSHAHAGGPIKFRSAADRAMSETRVGKMLQLVVSAREYQFY; this is encoded by the coding sequence ATGCCTGAGACTGAAAAGGCGCAAATCGCCCACCTGCTCCGCCGCGCCGGATTCGGTGCGACTCAGGAAGAGTTGGATGAGTTCACGGCCATGGGCTATGACGCCACCGTGCGCGAGCTCGTCTATCCCACGCCTCGCGCCCTGGACGAGCCCGATATCCTCCAGCGCTACTACCTGGGCAACCTCCCGCCGGACGACCACCGCTTCCCGGGCGAGGACCTTCTCCTTCGTTACTACCCTGACATCAGCAGGGCCGAGGGCGGCTTCGTCGCCAAGTGGCTCTATCGGATGCTCAACAGCCACGACCCTCTTAAAGAGCGGATGGCCCTGTTCTGCCACCAACTCTTCGCCTGCGGCGGCTCCAAGGCGGGCCACCCGCGCTCCAACCGCCGCCAGATAGAGACGTTCAGGCGCGTGGGCCTCACGAACCTTCGCACAGTCCTCGTGGAGGTCTCGAAAGACCCCGCGATGATCTTCTGGCTGGACAACAACGAGAACCATCGAGTCGAGCCGAACGAAAACTACGGGCGGGAGCTCCTCGAGCTCTTCTCCATGGGCGCCGGCAACTACACTGAGGCTGATGTCAAGGCGTCCACACAGGCGTTCACGGGCTGGACGTTCGACCAGCCGCTGGTCGGGACCGTTTACGGGAAGTGGCCGACGAAATTCGTCTACCACCCGGAAGACCACGACGACTCCGAGAAGACGTTCCTTGGAGAGACCGGGCGCTTTAACGGCGAGGACATCATAGATATCATCTGCAGGCAGCCCGCGACCGCACGGTTTGTAGCCAGGCACCTGTACAACTTCTTCGTGGCCGACGAGCCGCCTGTCTCAGCGTGGAGCCAGCTCCCGCCCAGGAATATCGAAGCAATCGAAACCCTCTCAGAGGCCTATTTCAGCCATCGCGGCGAGATGCGGCCCCTGATGCACACCCTTTTCACATCTGACTTCTTCAAGGAAGCAATGTTCCAGAAGGTAAAGAGCCCGACCGACCTGGTCGCTGGCCTCGCCCGCATCATGGGCACCTTCAAAGAGCCGGAGATCGGCATCGGCAAGCACCTGAACGCCATGGGCTCCATGGGGCAGACGCTGATGAACCCGCTGACTGTCGAGGGCTGGATAACCGGCCAGGGATGGATAGACGGCGGCACCCTCAACGAAAGGGTCAACTACGCGGTTAACGAGATAGCGGACACGAGCGTCCCCGGGACCCAGGACCTGATAGACAGGCTTGGCACAGACGGGGAATCGGTGTCGCTGGAGCGCTTTGTTGACCTGTGCCTGGAGCATGCGGGGCTGTCAACCGTCAGTAAGGAGACAAGGGCGGGACTGCTGTCTCACGCCCACGCGGGCGGCCCTATTAAGTTTCGTAGCGCAGCCGATCGGGCAATGAGCGAAACCCGGGTCGGCAAGATGTTACAGCTAGTGGTGTCGGCAAGGGAATATCAATTCTATTAA
- a CDS encoding Gfo/Idh/MocA family oxidoreductase yields the protein MKKIRVGIIGIGQVAQARHIPRLKQDPDVELVSAWAPKAEKARAAAEKAGIKHTAASWEEIARSGEVDAVVIATPPVLHLPATKLALESGKHVLSQARMARNLKESHEMLRLAKQHSKLVTALYPPLPGLKGDRVMERLIKKEGFVGEIREVRVTGLAYSPASDEYNWRYDPEASGVNAMTLGMWAEVLHRWVGPAKTVAAIGRTYSKTRKDRDGKAVPAGVPDSIGITAQLENGAIATYHFATGAAAAPDQAIEIYGSKGALVYKLFGDEIRAGAAGAKALEPIEIPAAEVRNQTTDLEWIRAIRDGTPVRPDFDEGVRYMEFSEAVALSMKSGKTVTLPMQPSMDSWGKLIG from the coding sequence ATGAAGAAGATAAGGGTGGGCATTATCGGCATTGGACAGGTAGCGCAGGCACGGCACATCCCGCGTCTCAAGCAGGACCCTGATGTGGAGCTCGTCTCCGCGTGGGCGCCGAAGGCCGAGAAGGCGCGCGCCGCTGCGGAGAAGGCCGGAATCAAGCACACGGCCGCATCGTGGGAGGAGATCGCCCGTTCCGGCGAAGTGGACGCGGTGGTCATTGCGACGCCGCCCGTTCTTCACCTCCCGGCAACGAAGCTCGCTCTGGAGTCCGGCAAGCACGTCCTCTCCCAGGCGCGCATGGCGCGGAACCTGAAAGAGTCGCACGAGATGTTGCGGCTTGCGAAGCAGCACAGCAAGCTCGTCACGGCGCTTTACCCCCCGCTACCCGGGTTGAAAGGCGACAGGGTTATGGAGAGGCTTATTAAGAAGGAAGGGTTCGTTGGAGAGATTCGGGAGGTAAGGGTAACGGGCCTGGCCTACAGCCCTGCGTCGGATGAGTACAACTGGCGCTACGACCCGGAGGCATCAGGCGTTAACGCGATGACTCTCGGCATGTGGGCGGAGGTGCTGCACCGTTGGGTTGGCCCTGCAAAAACTGTTGCGGCGATCGGGCGGACGTACTCAAAGACCCGCAAGGACCGCGACGGTAAGGCCGTGCCTGCCGGCGTGCCTGATTCCATTGGCATAACGGCGCAGCTTGAGAACGGGGCTATTGCCACCTACCACTTCGCCACCGGCGCGGCGGCCGCTCCCGACCAGGCGATAGAGATTTACGGGTCGAAGGGCGCGCTGGTCTACAAGCTCTTTGGGGACGAGATCCGCGCCGGCGCCGCGGGCGCAAAGGCGCTGGAGCCCATAGAGATTCCGGCCGCCGAGGTGCGAAATCAGACAACCGACCTGGAATGGATAAGGGCGATCCGTGACGGTACGCCGGTGAGGCCTGACTTTGATGAGGGCGTCCGCTACATGGAGTTCTCCGAGGCCGTTGCTCTGTCCATGAAGTCCGGGAAGACAGTGACGTTGCCGATGCAGCCCTCAATGGACTCCTGGGGCAAGCTGATAGGCTGA
- a CDS encoding YIP1 family protein → MSTTPSPGEENTQDLPQPQPRAPDNSLVAWEPSKPKSGSLPTTCLGVLVAPVQTLRRVVEHRPTGWAINIIVFLGALDGVIDWSTGNAWTRAFGAEGPDNGFSIGAAMAGAVISPAVLTILIAFFAAVVTASSRVLGGKGPYAGLFSGFVFAYLPSLLFSPFQLAAMVLGLSESGLPGVVVLGLWLWSLVLAVIAVRENNGFRTLTAIAAFVIPTAMLMVFLFALLVFAVFYLAPALQ, encoded by the coding sequence ATGTCGACCACTCCGTCCCCCGGCGAGGAGAATACGCAGGACCTGCCGCAACCGCAGCCGCGCGCGCCGGACAATTCGCTGGTCGCCTGGGAGCCATCGAAGCCAAAAAGCGGTAGCCTTCCAACGACCTGCCTCGGCGTCCTGGTCGCCCCTGTCCAGACGTTGCGGCGTGTCGTTGAGCACCGGCCTACCGGGTGGGCAATAAATATCATCGTGTTCCTGGGAGCGCTGGACGGCGTCATTGACTGGTCAACAGGCAACGCCTGGACACGCGCTTTCGGCGCCGAGGGGCCGGACAATGGCTTTTCGATAGGCGCAGCTATGGCCGGTGCGGTCATCAGCCCGGCCGTCCTCACCATCCTAATCGCGTTCTTCGCCGCCGTTGTCACGGCATCCAGCAGGGTGCTGGGCGGCAAGGGGCCGTACGCTGGGCTCTTCTCCGGGTTCGTTTTCGCGTACCTTCCCTCCTTGTTGTTTTCCCCATTTCAACTGGCGGCCATGGTGCTCGGGCTCTCGGAATCCGGCCTGCCGGGAGTTGTCGTGCTAGGCCTGTGGCTGTGGAGCCTGGTGCTGGCCGTGATCGCAGTTCGAGAGAATAACGGTTTCCGAACCCTTACAGCAATCGCAGCATTTGTCATTCCTACGGCGATGCTGATGGTATTCCTGTTCGCTCTCCTCGTATTTGCCGTCTTTTACCTTGCTCCCGCGCTCCAATAG
- a CDS encoding MFS transporter: MTSSETSPTKAATASDAALKRGSRLLLGESGVGAVALGVHSNFVSPMAIRMGATNLQMGLLVAAAELFSAISQLMAARLQGWLGGRKRMVVLATLLGALPWALLCLVPLLPTAYQVWVLIPCGALAYALLVLIEPIWGSWMADLVPSHRRGRYLGVRGSTVTLASTVVAITGAAVLDRLDGAVLWGFAGLFVLALLARLTSAAFFTRVPDPRPEARLSPPVAPWKQYAALRGTATGRFIRFAATFHFFMGIASPFFAVYLLRILEVSYLTFVMLGLASSLSTAVAMPFWGRLVDSRGSLFVVLLTIPPVCVWPTAFILAPNVWWLVPVHMVAGATYSGWVLAGYNFIVQKSGEGDRPSMIGLFKAMVSTGGFFGLALGGIIAPFMPRILEHQIMSLFLISTTLRLIAFAVMYPRIASR; the protein is encoded by the coding sequence ATGACCTCATCCGAGACCTCTCCAACAAAGGCGGCAACCGCAAGTGATGCGGCCCTCAAGCGCGGCTCTCGCCTGCTTCTGGGCGAATCGGGCGTCGGCGCCGTCGCCCTCGGAGTCCACAGCAACTTCGTGAGTCCCATGGCGATCCGCATGGGGGCGACGAACCTGCAGATGGGCCTCCTCGTCGCCGCTGCGGAGCTATTCTCCGCCATATCCCAGCTCATGGCCGCCAGACTCCAGGGCTGGCTGGGCGGGCGCAAGCGAATGGTCGTGCTCGCCACGCTGCTGGGCGCGCTCCCGTGGGCGCTGCTCTGCCTGGTCCCGCTGCTGCCAACCGCCTACCAGGTCTGGGTCCTCATCCCGTGCGGCGCCCTTGCATACGCCCTCCTCGTCCTCATTGAGCCCATCTGGGGAAGCTGGATGGCGGACCTGGTGCCGTCTCACCGGCGAGGGCGGTACCTCGGCGTGCGCGGCTCCACGGTGACTCTGGCGTCTACCGTCGTGGCGATCACCGGCGCGGCCGTGCTGGACCGGCTGGATGGCGCGGTGCTCTGGGGCTTCGCCGGCCTGTTCGTACTTGCGCTGCTGGCGCGGCTGACCTCCGCGGCCTTCTTCACGCGCGTCCCTGACCCGAGGCCGGAGGCCCGGCTCTCCCCGCCGGTCGCGCCGTGGAAACAGTATGCCGCCCTGAGGGGGACCGCAACGGGCCGCTTCATACGCTTTGCGGCGACGTTCCACTTTTTCATGGGCATCGCCTCGCCATTCTTCGCCGTCTACCTGCTTCGCATACTGGAGGTAAGCTACCTGACCTTCGTCATGCTCGGCCTCGCCTCCAGCCTATCCACGGCCGTGGCGATGCCGTTCTGGGGACGCCTGGTAGACTCGCGTGGCAGCCTTTTTGTGGTGCTGCTAACAATCCCGCCTGTCTGCGTGTGGCCCACCGCCTTCATCCTCGCTCCGAACGTGTGGTGGCTGGTCCCAGTGCACATGGTGGCCGGCGCGACGTACTCAGGTTGGGTGCTGGCGGGATACAACTTTATAGTGCAGAAGTCAGGCGAGGGCGACCGGCCCTCGATGATAGGGCTCTTCAAGGCTATGGTCTCAACCGGCGGCTTCTTCGGACTGGCGCTCGGCGGCATTATCGCGCCTTTCATGCCCAGAATTCTGGAGCACCAGATCATGTCCCTGTTCCTGATCTCAACAACGCTGCGTCTTATCGCGTTCGCCGTCATGTACCCGCGGATTGCCAGCCGCTAG
- a CDS encoding DUF1801 domain-containing protein: MPKKYGDVTVEDYIASLPPERKEAIVRVRKVVRDNLPPGYEEGMAYGMICWYVPFSVLPKTYNGQPLGYIALASQKNYMSLYVPVYMDKHEEEWFVSRYEASGKKLDMGKSCVRFKRLDDLPLEVVAELVARTPVKEHIARYKKGRGEA; encoded by the coding sequence ATGCCGAAAAAATACGGAGACGTCACCGTAGAAGACTACATAGCATCACTCCCGCCGGAGCGGAAGGAAGCAATCGTGAGGGTCCGCAAAGTGGTCCGGGACAACCTGCCGCCGGGGTACGAGGAAGGCATGGCGTACGGCATGATTTGCTGGTACGTCCCGTTCAGCGTGCTGCCGAAGACCTATAACGGCCAACCGCTGGGATACATTGCCCTGGCCTCCCAGAAGAACTACATGTCCCTCTACGTCCCCGTGTACATGGACAAACATGAAGAGGAGTGGTTTGTATCCAGGTACGAGGCCTCAGGCAAGAAGCTGGACATGGGAAAGTCTTGCGTACGCTTCAAAAGGCTGGATGACCTTCCGCTCGAAGTGGTTGCGGAGCTTGTCGCGCGGACTCCGGTAAAGGAGCACATTGCCCGCTACAAGAAGGGCCGCGGCGAAGCGTAG